The Nymphaea colorata isolate Beijing-Zhang1983 chromosome 11, ASM883128v2, whole genome shotgun sequence genome includes the window AGTCCTGAAAGTAAACAAGTGTGTCACACCAGAACAATTGCAGAGGCTTCTTGTGAAAATTCCACATCTGGCTGAGCTTGGAACGGGATCCTTTTTCCAAGAGCCCACCCCAAGGCTAACTGCCGAGCTCAGCAATGCATTCAGCAATTGCAAAAAATTACACACTTTGTCAGGTTTATGGGACGTGACACCGTTGTATATTCCTGCACTATCTCTAGCCTGTGCAAACCTTacatttttgaatttgagtTATTCAGTCCTTCAAAGTACCGAGTTGGTTCAGCTGCTTGCTGGCTGCACTCAACTTCGACGCTTATGGGTATGTGATACGCGATGGAGGTTTGCAATTTATGTGTATATTgttgtgaaaattttgcatgGTTGCAAAAGTATTTTGTGCTTTCCTGGTTTCCAGATTATTAGGAGCATGGTTTCTGCATGTAAGTTGGGTTTCTGTCTTTAGTGGTCCTTGTCGCTCTGTCtggcttttattttctttttcagcatTGACCAATAAATAATATGCAGCCTTTGAGTGTCTGATTGAGAATTGGTTGTGATATTgcctattttttattatttcttctGGTATTTGACAATTGATGACATGTTACCATTCGGCGTCTGGTTTGGAGCATGGTTTCCACATAGAACTTGGGTTTCTGTCTTAGCAGTCCTTGTTGCTTTGTCTTTTggcttttattttccttttcagcaTTGACCAATAAATAGTATGCTGCCTTTGAGTGTCTGATGGAGAATTGGTTTTGATCTTGTCTAGCTTTTTATTATTCCTCTCTGGTATTTGACAATATATGACATGCTACCATTCAGCATCTGATTTGGAGTTGGTTCTGATCTTGCCCTGCTTATGGTAACTTGCTTTGAGTGGTTTAAAAGATCTTTGCGTTTGGAAGCTTTGCCAGTTGACTTGTTTGGTTTTGGGATTTTCAACTAAGCTGGTTCCTGAGTTGGTTACAGATTTTAAAGAGCTGGCAAGTAGAAGATTTTACAGTGTTATTTTAGAGGGCGTTTGATATACCTAGAATCATTGAATTtgagaatcaaaatgctcattttttaagaaattggaattattaaacaaacgagGTATTTTGTTACTGAAATTAGGAAACcaaaacctgaaattttgattccattccagtttgaagaggaattatgattctggaattttcattcttgaatcaaaattccaaaccatcataTGCTCCCTTATTGAAATACAACCTTTTAGCCACATTTGTATCAGCCGTCACTGAAAACCCTAGGTCTAGGAACTTGTCTTTGTTCATAGTCTAACCAGTTGTCTATTAACCCTTCTCAATGTTAATTGGTCTTCTCTGTTGTGCTTCTTTAATATGTTTCAACTCACATTACACCTTCACTTTTCTGAGCTTGAGTTCTCTTGTGTTCTTCTGACTTGTTCCTCCTTATTTGACCAACCTTCAGGTCTTGGACACTGTTGAAGATAAAGGATTGGAAGCAGTAGCATCTTCATGTCCAGAGTTGGAAGAACTACGTGTTTTTCCTGCTGATCCTTTCGAGCCTGATCTTGGTGGTGTCACTGAATCTGGGTTTGTTGCTGTCTCATCCGGTTGCCCAAAGTTGAGCTATGTGCTATACTTCTGCAAGCGGATGACAAATGCTGCTGTTGAGAAAGTTGCTCAAAACTGTCCAAATTTCACTCACTTTCGTCTCTGTATCATGAACCCATGGGAACCAGATTATCTCACAAATGAGCCCATGGATGAAGGCTTTGGTGCTGTGGTTAAACATTGCAGCAAAATTCAGAGGCTTGCTGTATCTGGGCTTCTCACTGACCGCACATTTGAGTACATTGGCAGATATGCCAAGAACTTGGAGACACTTTCCGTGGCATTTGCAGGCAGCAGTGACCAGGGAATGCAGTATGTGTTGCAGGGATGTCCAAAGTTGCGGAAACTAGAGATCAGAGATTGTCCATTTGGCAATGCAGCCTTACTATCGGGACTGGAACGCTATGAATCTATGCGGTCATTGTGGATGTCTGCTTGCAAGGTGACAATCAATGCCTGCAAGATACTGGCACGGCAGATGCCTAGGCTCAATGTAGAGGTAATCAAGGAAGGTGAGAGTGATGAGATGCAGGCAGAGAAAGTGTATGTATACAGGACGGTGGCCGGCCCCAGAACAGATGCACCACCTTTTGTTCTTACCCTCTGAATGATGTCCTTCTGGTATGTTTCTCTCTGATTCTGCTATCTTAAAACTAAAAGTTTAGATTATTCATCATAGTTTGTAGCAAGTTTGTGCAAAAGGATTTATGTTATTATCTTTTTCTCCAGGTAATTTTCATTGTTTCAGGAACTAGAAACagattatcttttttttgtttgattacaTTACAGCTTTCTTGCCGTTGTACTCTCTGTGAGAAACTTTTTATACCTGATCGTGAAACTCTTCAACAGCATGGTTCTAACCACCAGTcactgaaattttatttttcatatgcGTATACATTAAGAAGTGTTTTTCTAGTGCATGATGAGCAAAGTTTTTGTATATGTTTGGAAATTATGCTTTGGGTCTATGGTTCTAGGTTGACCTTCAATGATCTCCTTTGtaataggaaaaaagaaagaaaagcagctGAAAATCCAGAGAGAAAAGTTATGCCTCTTTTTGATCTCTTCATTTTGCATGTGTTTGTCTGAATTGGGGTGAGCCATAAACCACCGAACCTTACAAGGAGGATATCATAGGGAAGATTGCAACAGGATGCAGGGTAGAACCTGAGGCTGATTCAGAATCTTCAACTTGACGTCTTTGATACTCTCCTCTCACCACACACCCCTTGACAGGGTCTTCATTGTAGTGTTTTGGTTAAGTTTTAACTACACATGCTAGTGATATtttatgtgaaaagaaaaatagttatACCTTGGTTTTAAGAGGGGGTGGCGGGGGTGGGTATACATGAGGCAAACTTGTGATGGAAGAATCCTATGGCCGAAAAAAAGCATCTAGACTTGTGACCCTACATGTGTTGCTGATAGTCATCGAGAATAATTTGAAGCACTCAGTTTGTAAATCTACTGTTACAGCTATTATAAACGGCATACTACAAGGCTCGCCCGGTTGCAGATTTACTTCAAGGGCTTCCAAAAAAGGAGGAGAGCTGGCCAGGCTACTAAAAAGGTGCGGCTACAACAATGGGTGTTAAGGACCTGAATTCTCGCCATACCTCCAGAACAAGCTGTAATTCCTGTCAAACCCCTGGACTAAATTCCCTACTTTTCAGATCTCTTATTTGTGGGAATGATATCTGTGGCAGTAAGGAAAACTTTGGTAGTAGTGTTAGTGGTAGCAACATTAACATTTTAATGTTCAATCTCCCTACGAAACAAGCGTTCCAAAGAAATTCAAGGACTGCAAGAGTGAGCTTGACTGCGTCCTACTGCAGGGCTGGACCCTCTCTCCTATCACGACTTTGTTTTCTCACTGTTTCCCTTACTTTTCTCTGGAGCTCTCACGTTCGTTCATGTTGTGCAACTGGGATCGAACGTTCTGTTATTATTGTGATTTTTCTGTATTCAAGTTAGCTTACCATTCCATGTAGTCGGTCTGCAAGGGAGTCATTTCACATCAGACAAATGGCGTTGTGCTTGAGACATTTCAGTTAAGGTTGGGGAGAGACG containing:
- the LOC116264121 gene encoding protein TRANSPORT INHIBITOR RESPONSE 1-like, translated to MLTRKKKDVAGGGQGAGVPSFPDEVLEHVLAFVRSHKDRSAVSLVCKDWYAAERWTRSHVFIGNCYSVSPEILVRRFPNIRSITLKGKPRFSDFNLVPANWGADIGSWLVVLAKAYPFLEELRLKRMAVTDESLDYLAQSFPNFRALSLVSCDGFSTDGLASIATHCRNLTELDIQENDILDLGGSWLSCFPENFTSLEALNFASLNSEVNFDALERLVSRCRFLKVLKVNKCVTPEQLQRLLVKIPHLAELGTGSFFQEPTPRLTAELSNAFSNCKKLHTLSGLWDVTPLYIPALSLACANLTFLNLSYSVLQSTELVQLLAGCTQLRRLWVLDTVEDKGLEAVASSCPELEELRVFPADPFEPDLGGVTESGFVAVSSGCPKLSYVLYFCKRMTNAAVEKVAQNCPNFTHFRLCIMNPWEPDYLTNEPMDEGFGAVVKHCSKIQRLAVSGLLTDRTFEYIGRYAKNLETLSVAFAGSSDQGMQYVLQGCPKLRKLEIRDCPFGNAALLSGLERYESMRSLWMSACKVTINACKILARQMPRLNVEVIKEGESDEMQAEKVYVYRTVAGPRTDAPPFVLTL